Proteins encoded in a region of the Megalops cyprinoides isolate fMegCyp1 chromosome 3, fMegCyp1.pri, whole genome shotgun sequence genome:
- the smtnl gene encoding smoothelin, like: MDAGPVTPEEKGPSEGQTACSAMCAAGSPEGETVCAALARYEATLHDAVREIRADVSAFKTGVERRLEEAARLTGPLGRAVAQLQQENRQLRGQLEALTRQLEALTGTVCDRSALMANSHPPDLPLTPASAGQPSPQPTAHPALHSPSSPPGAAAPGAGGPAGPSPGPGSGSTHSSAATRFSSRATFSVFNKTNSVEKEEPIEVDPPQTAAVLENGHQSASENSVVPQEVRLPHREPPQEHAAPTSMVRPHLPITATTKAAESSAASLARTPESPTSPVRSQSSVLTEAQPASQSVGGALPHTAAESTIQPASAVKTWTPAPMRTMGSPRMPDKASSLPSKSVTYSGIGPAGADRDVDVGGQLSFGRGVERRRELVRSQTLPRTMGAQARRSLFERLDSDPNKPKTLDSKPKLKRSQSFGVSSASSIKQILLEWCRSKTIGYQNIDIQNFSSSWSDGMAFCALVHSFFPTEFDYNALTPSDPKHNFEVAFGTAETKAGCDRLIEVEDMMVMGRKPDPMCVFTYVQSLYNHLRRFE; the protein is encoded by the exons ATGGACGCGGGCCCCGTGACACCGGAGGAGAAGGGACCGTCGGAGGGGCAGACGGCGTGCTCCGCCATGTGCGCGGCCGGGTCGCCCGAGGGGGAGACGGTGTGCGCGGCGCTGGCCCGCTATGAGGCCACGCTGCACGACGCTGTGCGTGAGATCCGCGCGGACGTCAGCGCCTTCAAGACGGGCGTGGAGCGGCGGCTGGAGGAGGCGGCCCGGCTGACGGGGCCCCTGGGCCGGGCCGtggcccagctgcagcaggagaaccGGCAGCTCCGGGGCCAGCTGGAGGCGCTGACCCGCCAGCTGGAGGCTCTCACGGGGACGGTGTGTGACAGGAGTGCCCTGATGGCCAACAGCCACCCGCCCGACCTGCCTCTGACCCCGGCCAGCGCCGGCCAGCCGTCCCCGCAGCCCACGGCCCACCCGGCTctgcactctccctcctccccccccggGGCCGCCGCCCCCGGCGCCGGCGGCCCGGCCGGGCCTTCCCCCGGGCCCGGGTCCGGATCCACTCACTCCTCTGCAGCCACTCGCTTCTCCAGCCGAGccactttctctgtgttcaaCAAAACCAAC AgtgtggagaaggaggagccTATCGAGGTAGACCCGCCCCaaactgctgcagtgctggagaATGGGCACCAATCAGCATCAG AGAACTCTGTGGTGCCGCAAGAGGTGCGGTTGCCTCACAGAGAGCCTCCACAGGAGCATGCCGCCCCCACATCTATGGTGAGGCCACACCTGCCCATCACTGCCACAACCAAAGCTGCCGAATCCTCTGCCGCCTCGTTAGCTAGGACCCCAGAGTCGCCGACCAGTCCTGTACGCAGCCAGTCCTCTGTTCTGACGGAAGCGCAGCCAGCTAGCCAATCAGTAGGGGGCGCTCTGCCTCACACGGCAGCAGAATCTACCATTCAACCAG CCTCTGCAGTGAAGACTTGGACTCCTGCTCCGATGAGGACAATGGGATCCCCTCGAATGCCAG ATAAGGCCTCCTCTTTGCCTTCCAAGTCAGTGACTTACTCAGGCATCGGTCCAGCCGGCGCAGACAG GGACGTGGACGTGGGGGGGCAGCTGTCCTTCGGGAGGGGCGTGGAGCGCAGGCGGGAGCTGGTGAGGTCACAGACGCTGCCCCGCACCATGGGGGCGCAGGCGAGACGCTCCCTCTTTGAGAGGCTGGACTCTGACCCCAACAA GCCCAAAACCCTGGACTCCAAACCCAAACTGAAACGCTCTCAGAGTTTCGGCGTGTCCAGTGCCAGCAGCATTAAGCAGATCCTACTGGAGTGGTGTCGCTCCAAAACCATCGGATACCAG AACATCGACATCCAGAACTTCTCCTCCAGCTGGAGCGATGGGATGGCCTTCTGCGCCCTGGTCCACTCCTTCTTCCCCACTGAGTTTGACTACAACGCGCTGACGCCTTCCGACCCCAAACACAACTTCGAGGTGGCCTTCGGCACGGCGGA GACAAAGGCAGGCTGCGACCGGCTCATTGAGGTGGAAGACATGATGGTGATGGGCCGCAAACCTGATCCCATGTGTGTCTTCACCTACGTCCAGTCCCTCTACAACCACCTGCGCAGGTTCGAGTGA